Proteins encoded in a region of the Pseudochaenichthys georgianus unplaced genomic scaffold, fPseGeo1.2 scaffold_180_arrow_ctg1, whole genome shotgun sequence genome:
- the LOC117441600 gene encoding gastrula zinc finger protein XlCGF57.1-like produces the protein MSVVLLSLVKQRLTAAAEDIFVLFERTIAEYEEELSRSKQENETHRKLLDAVLQPQLQIHRADVQQLVVVKEEVHPEPQERSSSLDQEDPELPPHIKEEKEEHWSSQEGEQLQGLEEADITKSTFTPVSVKSEDDEEKPQSSQLHQRQTEHLETEADGEDCGGPEPARNSDPERHLQPETEANPGYSSEPDTEDSADWKKTREPGSNSQENKQDPVSDSRRSAGEKLFSCSVCKKAFTQRGRLKDHMRIHTGEKPFSCSVCNQCFTRRGSLKDHMRIHTGEKAFSCSVCEKYFSGRGNLNRHMAIHTGEKPFSCSVCEKTFARKGSLHRHMRNHKGEKLFNCSVCEESFTQRGSLKGHMRIHTGKKPFSCSVCEKSFKQIGQLKEHTKIHTGDKPFRCSVCEIFFARRGHLNRHMAIHTGEKPFGCSACEKTFARKGSLQLHMRNHTGEKPFGCSVCEKSFTYNESLKCHMRIHTGEKPFSCSVCNKSFTHRGSLKYHVRKHTGEKPFSCSVCEKYFTHRGSLKFHMRIHTGEKPFSCSVCKKYFTQKRHLRTHRRIHTGEKPYRCSVCDKRFTWSCQVKIHKCVGRQSSQLHQTQTEENREAEPPASSSAEHLETEADGEDCGGPEPARNSDPERYLQPETDDNPGDSSEPDIFQVKYDCATKKEDN, from the exons ATGAGTGTTGTGCTGCTCTCGTTGGTgaagcagcgactcactgcGGCTGCTGAAGACATCTTTGTTCTGTTTGAAAGAACGATAGCAGAGTACGAGGAGGAACTGTCTCGTTCAAAACAGGAGAACGAGACACACCGgaaactactggacgctgttttacagcctcagcttcagatccacagagcag acgtccagcagctggtggtggttaaagaagaggttCACCCTGAGCCCCAGGAGAGGAGctccagtctggaccaggaggacccagagctccccccacacattaaagaggagaaggaggaaCACTGGAgcagtcaggagggagagcagcttcaagggctggaggaggctgatatcaccaagtccacaTTCACTCCTGTctctgtgaagagtgaagatgatgaagagaaacctcagtcctctcagcttcatcaaagacaaactgaacacctggaaacagaagctgatggagaggactgtggaggaccagaaccagccaggaactccgatccagagagacatttacaacCTGAGACTGAGGCAAACCCTGGatactcttctgaacctgacactgaagacagtgctgattggaagaAGACCAGAGAACCAGGATCAAACTCTCAAGAAAATAAACAAGACCCTGTCAGTGATTCAAGACGTAGTGCAGGAGAGAAActcttcagctgctcagtctgtaagaaagcttttacaCAGAGAGGACGTTTAAAAGACCACATGAGAATCcatacaggagagaaaccattcagctgctcagtctgtaatcaGTGTTTTACACGAAGAGGAAGTTTAAAGGACCACATGAGAATCCATACTGGAGAGAAagcattcagctgctcagtctgtgagaAATATTTTTCAGGGAGAGGAAATTTAAATCGGCACATGGCAatacacacaggagagaaaccattcagctgctcagtctgtgagaAAACATTTGCACGGAAAGGATCTTTACATCGACACATGAGAAACCACAAAGGAGAGAAACTATTCAACTGCTCAGTCTGTGAGGAGTCTTTTACACAACGTGGAAGTTTAAAGGGCCACATGAGAATACACACAGgaaagaaaccattcagctgctcagtctgtgagaAATCTTTTAAACAAATAGGACAATTAAAGGAACACACGAAAATCCATACAGGAGACAAACCATTCCgctgctcagtctgtgagaTTTTTTTTGCACGGAGAGGACATTTAAATCGGCACATGGCAatacacacaggagagaaaccattcggCTGCTCAGCCTGTGAGAAAACATTTGCACGGAAAGGATCTTTACAACTACACATGAGAAACCACaccggagagaaaccattcggctgctcagtctgtgagaAATCGTTTACATATAATGAAAGTTTAAAGTGCCACATGAGAatacacacaggagagaaaccattcagctgctcagtctgtaataaATCTTTTACACATAGGGGAAGTCTAAAGTACCACGTGAGAaagcacacaggagagaaaccattcagctgctcggTCTGTGAGAAATATTTTACACATAGAGGAAGTTTAAAGttccacatgagaatccacacaggagagaaaccattcagctgctcagtttgtAAGAAATATTTTACACAAAAGAGACATTTAAGGACACACAgaagaatccacacaggagagaaaccatacagATGCAGTGTCTGTGACAAAAGATTCACCTGGAGTTGTCAGGTCAAAATCCAtaagtgtgttggtcgtcagtcctcacagcttcATCAAACTCAGactgaggagaacagagaggcagagcctccagctagcagctcagctgaacacttggaaacagaagctgatggagaggactgtggaggaccagaacctgccagaaactcagatccagagagatatttacaaccagagactgacgacaaccctggagactcttctgaacctgacatttTCCAAGTCAAATATGATTgtgcaacaaaaaaagaggaCAATTAA